In Alkalihalobacterium alkalinitrilicum, a genomic segment contains:
- a CDS encoding MFS transporter, with product MAMQAHAKQQNVQTQEKTLYRILLIIGFVHLLNDAIQALVPAMFPILEQSMGLSFTQLGIIAFALNITSSLIQPVIGLYTDKKPSPYALPIGLCFTFFGVLGLAFAPSFWYVVLSVIFIGLGSATFHPEGSRVAYMAAGKRRGMAQSIYQVGGNAGQAMAPLITALILVPLGQFGAIWFTIIAALAIGLLVYIARWYSAQIIAIAKRPQTNKAAVKLSPAHRKMVVFAICLLIFLVFARSWFHAGITNFFAFYIIEKFSLTIAQAQGYIFVFLLAGAIGTFAGGPLADRFGKRNMIMLSMLASAPLALVLPYASPIATYFLLGVIGFIILSSFSVTVVYAQVLIPGKIGTVSGLIIGLAFGMGAIGSVALGWFADHFGLTNTMLFTVALPLIGILSFFLPADQKLDEMNG from the coding sequence ATTGCCATGCAAGCACATGCTAAACAACAAAATGTCCAAACTCAAGAAAAAACATTGTACCGTATTTTACTCATTATTGGGTTTGTTCATTTACTTAACGATGCTATACAGGCTTTAGTTCCCGCTATGTTTCCTATACTAGAACAATCGATGGGCTTATCATTTACTCAACTCGGAATTATCGCTTTTGCTCTTAATATTACATCTTCACTTATTCAGCCTGTCATTGGGTTATACACCGATAAAAAGCCTTCGCCATACGCTTTACCGATTGGGCTTTGTTTTACATTCTTTGGTGTACTCGGGCTCGCTTTCGCTCCATCATTTTGGTATGTCGTTTTATCGGTCATCTTTATAGGATTAGGCTCAGCGACCTTTCATCCCGAAGGGTCACGAGTCGCTTATATGGCTGCAGGAAAACGCCGTGGAATGGCTCAATCGATATATCAAGTAGGTGGAAATGCAGGTCAAGCAATGGCACCACTCATTACTGCATTAATCTTAGTTCCGCTAGGTCAATTTGGTGCGATATGGTTTACAATTATTGCTGCCCTCGCTATCGGATTACTTGTCTACATAGCTAGGTGGTATTCTGCTCAAATTATCGCAATTGCTAAAAGACCACAAACAAATAAAGCAGCGGTCAAATTGAGTCCAGCGCATCGAAAAATGGTGGTATTTGCTATTTGTCTATTAATCTTTTTAGTTTTTGCAAGATCGTGGTTCCATGCAGGTATTACAAACTTTTTTGCGTTCTACATTATTGAAAAATTCAGTTTAACGATTGCACAAGCACAAGGCTACATTTTTGTCTTTCTTTTGGCTGGTGCGATTGGTACGTTTGCAGGTGGACCACTTGCTGATCGATTTGGAAAACGAAATATGATCATGTTATCGATGCTTGCATCTGCGCCACTTGCCCTTGTATTACCTTATGCAAGTCCAATAGCAACTTACTTTTTACTTGGCGTCATCGGTTTCATTATTTTATCGAGTTTTTCCGTAACCGTTGTTTATGCTCAAGTTTTAATTCCTGGAAAAATTGGTACAGTCTCTGGTCTGATCATCGGTCTTGCCTTTGGGATGGGAGCGATCGGATCCGTTGCCTTAGGATGGTTTGCTGACCACTTCGGGTTAACGAACACGATGTTATTCACTGTTGCTCTCCCACTCATCGGGATTTTAAGCTTCTTCTTACCAGCAGATCAAAAATTAGACGAGATGAACGGTTAA
- a CDS encoding DUF4349 domain-containing protein yields the protein MQNLRKRSFIIVAIMILGLFLTACSSNEHRSDGSEEAREMGMVTEDASYGGVASRGIVEEKEMVNEVPVSDEPVSVETSERMVIYHGNLSLEVTDYHESEAEIQKRVNELGGFVLESSIYRSGEQQIHGNLVVKVPQAYFQSFMNEVETNSVRVHERYVSGNDVTEEYVDLESRLRSKRVVEKRLLGFMEEATNTEDLLKISSDLGKVQEEIETFLGRINYIEKNVEFSTITIHLQENKVNVPSIQGSQDLNTWDKSKSLFMASINNTMAIFSGLIVLFIGLSPIIIPMALIALVIVYKLRKRKKDIETL from the coding sequence ATGCAAAACTTACGCAAGAGATCATTTATTATAGTAGCAATCATGATATTAGGTTTGTTCCTAACAGCATGTAGTAGTAATGAACATCGATCGGATGGCAGTGAAGAAGCTAGGGAAATGGGAATGGTTACAGAAGATGCTAGTTACGGTGGCGTCGCTAGCCGTGGTATCGTAGAAGAAAAAGAGATGGTCAACGAAGTTCCAGTCAGTGATGAACCAGTAAGCGTGGAAACTTCAGAACGAATGGTCATTTATCATGGAAATTTATCGCTTGAAGTAACTGATTATCACGAATCGGAAGCTGAAATTCAAAAAAGGGTCAACGAGCTCGGTGGTTTTGTTCTGGAATCATCGATTTATCGCTCAGGAGAACAGCAAATTCACGGCAATCTTGTTGTGAAAGTTCCGCAAGCCTATTTCCAATCGTTTATGAACGAAGTAGAAACCAATAGTGTAAGAGTTCACGAACGTTATGTGAGTGGTAATGATGTAACAGAAGAATACGTGGACCTAGAATCACGCCTTCGTTCAAAACGAGTAGTGGAAAAGCGATTGCTAGGGTTTATGGAAGAAGCAACAAATACAGAAGATTTATTAAAAATTTCTTCTGATTTAGGGAAAGTACAAGAGGAAATCGAAACCTTCCTTGGCAGAATCAATTATATAGAAAAGAATGTAGAGTTTTCGACAATTACGATTCATCTACAAGAAAATAAAGTTAATGTTCCTTCGATCCAAGGAAGCCAGGATTTAAACACTTGGGATAAGTCAAAAAGTTTATTTATGGCATCGATCAATAATACGATGGCTATATTTTCAGGACTGATCGTTTTATTTATCGGGTTATCTCCAATCATCATACCAATGGCGCTTATTGCACTGGTTATAGTATATAAACTTAGAAAAAGAAAAAAAGACATAGAGACATTATAG
- a CDS encoding DUF2524 family protein yields MVTNNELEHFLNKVQSVVDQGLDELLETKMIRENDPSDYSYIQFQLHELVEESDQLMKKFPDQHEQLSDVQQKIKEIQEVMVKGIF; encoded by the coding sequence ATGGTTACAAACAATGAGTTAGAACACTTTTTAAACAAAGTACAATCTGTCGTTGATCAAGGGCTAGATGAACTACTAGAGACAAAAATGATACGTGAAAATGACCCGTCAGACTATTCATACATACAATTTCAACTTCATGAACTCGTTGAAGAATCCGATCAGTTAATGAAAAAGTTTCCAGATCAGCATGAACAACTCAGTGACGTTCAACAAAAAATTAAAGAAATCCAAGAAGTAATGGTGAAAGGGATATTCTAG
- a CDS encoding S1 RNA-binding domain-containing protein, translating to MKKLQAGSVAELRVERKAEFGYFLSDGEQDFLLHTNEISGEITEGDTVKVFLYNDKEGRLTATMTIPKIQIGEYDWVEVVDINPRLGVFVNIGIQKDILVSVDDLPAFKTVWPKVGDQLLITLKLDYKGRLLGQLITEEVVEEIEKAASFDMDKQQISGRIYRALKVGSFMLSDDGYRCFIHESQRRKEPRLGELVTGRVIDVKEDGSLNVSLLPLKQESLGEDAETIYAYLERNGGKMPYTDKSEPGDIRLDFGMSKAAFKRALGRLMKEKKVEQKGNWTHLLKGE from the coding sequence ATGAAAAAATTACAAGCAGGTTCCGTTGCCGAATTACGTGTCGAGAGAAAAGCAGAATTCGGTTATTTTTTATCAGATGGTGAACAAGATTTCTTACTACATACAAATGAAATTTCAGGTGAAATAACAGAAGGCGATACTGTCAAAGTGTTTTTATATAATGATAAAGAAGGACGTCTAACCGCAACGATGACAATTCCAAAAATTCAAATTGGAGAGTATGATTGGGTAGAGGTCGTTGACATTAATCCACGTTTAGGCGTATTTGTTAATATTGGTATTCAAAAGGATATTCTTGTTTCAGTTGATGATTTGCCAGCTTTTAAAACAGTTTGGCCGAAAGTAGGAGATCAATTACTCATTACCCTTAAACTTGATTATAAAGGCAGATTACTCGGGCAGCTTATAACCGAAGAAGTGGTTGAAGAGATTGAGAAAGCGGCCAGCTTTGATATGGATAAGCAACAAATTTCAGGACGTATCTACCGCGCACTGAAAGTAGGGTCATTTATGCTGTCAGATGACGGGTATCGATGCTTTATACACGAAAGTCAAAGACGGAAAGAGCCGCGCCTCGGAGAACTAGTAACAGGACGTGTAATTGATGTGAAAGAGGACGGCAGTTTGAATGTATCATTACTTCCGTTAAAGCAAGAGAGTCTAGGTGAAGATGCGGAAACGATATATGCTTATTTAGAGCGAAATGGTGGAAAGATGCCGTATACCGATAAAAGTGAGCCAGGAGATATTCGTTTAGATTTCGGAATGAGTAAGGCTGCTTTTAAACGAGCGTTAGGTAGATTGATGAAAGAAAAAAAAGTAGAACAAAAAGGCAACTGGACTCACCTTTTAAAAGGGGAGTAA
- a CDS encoding DHH family phosphoesterase translates to MFNLFTHNDLDGVGCGILAKLAFRDQVRVKYNSVSGLDFQMGRFLERAKNDDFIIVTDLSVNEQNTKKLNEFYKKSSKVKLIDHHKTALHFNDYEWGSVQVEYEDGRLTAATSLLYDYLVKNKQLKPTPPIDEFVELVRQYDTWEWEKNKNETAKRLNDLFFMISIDDFEERMVQRLQQSEHFSFDEFETKILDMEEDKIERYIRRKRREMVQTFIDGKCVGIVHAENYHSELGNELGKENLHLDYIAILNVGGKKISLRTTHDDMDVSEVAGQFGGGGHAKASGCSLTDQAYQLFVAEPFRIEPMKPDAFRNQYNLKATEKGCLYENHYDDQFFVYPVKEDKWNIERNGKVIARPFHSFSEAEFYIKRYHAAWLARDEQYVEYLSDTFIRTMKEQQTQDNSVDVIIGRDNRLISYEPIIHSTTQEERPFPH, encoded by the coding sequence ATGTTTAATTTATTTACTCATAATGACTTAGATGGAGTCGGATGTGGAATCCTTGCAAAGCTGGCCTTTAGGGATCAAGTAAGGGTTAAATACAATTCTGTGAGTGGGTTAGATTTTCAAATGGGACGTTTTTTAGAGAGAGCCAAAAATGATGATTTTATTATCGTTACGGACTTATCCGTGAATGAACAAAATACGAAGAAATTAAATGAATTTTATAAGAAGAGTAGTAAAGTTAAGTTAATTGACCACCATAAAACTGCTCTTCATTTTAATGATTATGAATGGGGGAGCGTGCAGGTTGAATATGAGGATGGGAGACTCACAGCTGCTACTTCGTTGCTTTATGATTATTTAGTAAAAAACAAACAATTAAAGCCTACACCACCAATTGATGAGTTTGTTGAACTTGTTCGTCAATACGATACGTGGGAGTGGGAGAAAAATAAAAATGAAACAGCTAAACGATTGAATGATCTCTTTTTTATGATTTCAATTGATGACTTTGAAGAGCGAATGGTTCAAAGACTCCAACAAAGTGAACACTTTTCCTTTGATGAATTTGAAACGAAAATTTTAGATATGGAGGAAGATAAGATTGAACGCTATATACGAAGAAAGCGGAGGGAAATGGTACAAACTTTCATTGATGGAAAATGCGTAGGAATTGTTCATGCAGAAAACTACCATTCAGAATTAGGAAATGAACTGGGAAAAGAAAATCTTCATTTAGATTACATAGCTATTTTAAATGTCGGTGGTAAAAAAATTAGTTTGCGGACGACCCACGATGATATGGACGTATCGGAAGTTGCAGGTCAATTTGGGGGAGGAGGACATGCAAAAGCATCAGGATGTTCGTTAACAGATCAGGCATATCAGTTATTTGTTGCAGAGCCGTTCCGTATTGAACCAATGAAGCCAGATGCATTTCGTAATCAATATAATCTTAAAGCAACTGAGAAAGGTTGTTTGTATGAAAACCATTATGACGATCAGTTTTTTGTTTATCCAGTCAAGGAAGATAAATGGAATATCGAGCGTAATGGAAAGGTAATTGCTCGTCCTTTTCATTCGTTTTCAGAAGCGGAGTTTTATATAAAGAGATATCATGCTGCATGGTTAGCAAGGGACGAGCAGTATGTAGAGTATTTATCAGATACGTTTATTCGTACGATGAAAGAACAACAAACTCAAGACAATTCAGTAGATGTAATCATTGGAAGGGATAACCGTTTAATTTCGTACGAGCCAATTATACATTCGACTACACAAGAAGAACGACCATTTCCTCATTAG